A region of Mesorhizobium sp. M3A.F.Ca.ET.080.04.2.1 DNA encodes the following proteins:
- a CDS encoding sulfite exporter TauE/SafE family protein yields MTFFDAFLLFLAGFVSGAVNAVAGGGTFITFGAMTLVGLPPIVANATSSVTQFPGYITSTLAYLDDIRHFWRQALLLCLISACGALAGSLILLALSNPSFRALVPWLLIAATALFAAGPWLKPAAGPEHQASLGSVAGSLAQFLTSVYGGFFGAGMGVMMLATLGLTQAGDYHKLNALKNMLAVVIAAIAIVVFVSGGVIAWPQAIIMIPGGAFGGYAGVWIARRVPQGVVRGFVVGVGLFLAFYYFTKG; encoded by the coding sequence ATGACATTCTTCGATGCCTTCCTGCTCTTCCTCGCGGGCTTTGTCTCTGGCGCGGTCAACGCCGTCGCCGGCGGCGGCACCTTCATCACCTTCGGTGCCATGACCCTGGTCGGCCTGCCGCCGATCGTCGCCAACGCCACCTCCTCGGTGACCCAGTTCCCCGGCTACATCACCTCGACGCTGGCCTATCTCGACGACATCAGGCATTTCTGGCGCCAGGCGCTCCTGCTTTGCCTGATATCCGCCTGCGGTGCGCTGGCCGGCTCGCTCATCCTGCTCGCGCTCTCCAATCCGTCCTTTCGCGCGCTGGTGCCCTGGCTGCTGATCGCCGCGACCGCTTTGTTTGCCGCCGGACCGTGGTTGAAGCCGGCGGCGGGACCCGAGCACCAGGCCTCGCTCGGCTCAGTCGCCGGGTCGCTGGCGCAATTCCTGACCTCGGTCTATGGCGGCTTCTTCGGCGCCGGCATGGGCGTCATGATGCTGGCGACCCTCGGCCTGACGCAAGCCGGCGACTATCACAAACTGAATGCCCTGAAGAACATGCTGGCCGTGGTCATCGCGGCCATCGCCATAGTGGTCTTCGTTTCCGGCGGAGTGATCGCCTGGCCGCAGGCGATAATCATGATCCCGGGCGGCGCTTTCGGCGGCTATGCCGGGGTGTGGATCGCCAGGCGCGTGCCGCAAGGCGTCGTGCGTGGCTTCGTCGTCGGCGTCGGCCTGTTCCTGGCGTTTTATTACTTCACCAAGGGGTGA
- a CDS encoding DUF4241 domain-containing protein: MRRVFRRSIVPLGISAAIPPLAFADWDPAKASSNLGIFALTDAQLAERKITVTPIGDLELPTGEIIACDPLVTGDDWPALDRKVKPGRYRVSLFEAQGRVAAAFLRFRPGVPVRWELATLPGQDVSTLNGDQVFGYPVDAGLGSFMDKTAMALMSAAQDKLKPDQNYYDDVLAAEFAPNQDRFVMHHPVTGNPANIAMFWSGWGDGIYPSFWGLDAAGEPLVLMTDFEVLENADGREGVQAN, encoded by the coding sequence TTGCGGCGGGTTTTTCGGCGCAGCATCGTCCCGCTTGGAATCTCCGCCGCCATTCCGCCGCTTGCATTTGCCGATTGGGATCCGGCCAAGGCCAGCAGCAATCTCGGCATATTTGCGCTCACCGATGCACAATTGGCGGAGCGCAAGATCACCGTCACGCCGATTGGCGACCTCGAGCTGCCGACCGGCGAGATCATCGCCTGCGATCCTCTGGTGACCGGTGACGACTGGCCAGCGCTAGATCGCAAGGTCAAGCCTGGGCGCTACCGGGTCTCGCTGTTCGAGGCGCAGGGTCGTGTCGCGGCGGCATTCCTTCGCTTTCGTCCCGGCGTCCCGGTGCGCTGGGAGCTTGCCACGTTGCCCGGCCAGGACGTTTCGACGCTGAATGGCGACCAAGTCTTCGGCTATCCTGTCGATGCCGGTCTGGGCTCGTTCATGGACAAGACGGCGATGGCCCTGATGTCGGCCGCACAGGACAAGCTCAAACCCGACCAGAATTACTATGATGACGTGTTGGCGGCCGAATTCGCGCCCAACCAGGACAGGTTCGTTATGCATCACCCCGTCACCGGCAATCCAGCCAACATCGCGATGTTCTGGAGCGGTTGGGGCGACGGCATCTATCCATCCTTCTGGGGACTGGACGCGGCCGGCGAGCCGCTGGTCTTGATGACCGACTTCGAAGTGCTCGAAAACGCCGATGGCCGCGAAGGCGTTCAGGCTAACTGA
- a CDS encoding TraB/GumN family protein, with translation MKRVIAIADRAALVSLKLLAALNLLFFLSFILVLLLAGRAHAEAPACGGADLLAGLEKTDPAAFKKVEAEAAAVPNGKGLLWKLEKSGEKPSYLFGTMHVTDARVTTLPTVAQQAYDGADTIIIETTEVLDKKKMMAAIAADPNLMMFTDNTTLSSLLSPEDAAVLNKGLDARGIPPATVAKMKPWILSAMVALPACEVARQAAGEPVLDVKLASEAKANGKAVEGLETVADQLRAMASLPLAFHMKGLVDTLRLGDKANDLNETMIILYQRGEIGMFWPLFSTVLPNAEDDQAGYAAFEQTMITSRNKVMVDHAQPILAKGNVFMAVGAMHLPGPEGLVEDFRKAGYTVTAVN, from the coding sequence ATGAAACGCGTCATCGCCATCGCCGACCGCGCGGCCCTAGTCTCGTTGAAGCTGCTTGCAGCACTCAACCTGCTGTTTTTCCTGTCCTTCATCCTTGTCCTGCTGCTTGCCGGCAGAGCGCATGCGGAAGCGCCCGCCTGCGGCGGCGCCGATCTACTGGCCGGTCTCGAGAAGACCGATCCCGCCGCCTTCAAGAAGGTCGAGGCCGAGGCCGCCGCGGTTCCGAACGGCAAGGGCCTGCTGTGGAAGCTGGAGAAGTCAGGCGAAAAACCTTCCTATCTGTTCGGCACCATGCACGTGACCGACGCGCGCGTCACCACATTGCCAACCGTGGCGCAGCAGGCTTATGACGGCGCCGACACGATCATCATCGAGACCACCGAAGTGCTCGACAAGAAGAAGATGATGGCCGCCATCGCCGCCGATCCCAACCTGATGATGTTCACCGACAACACCACGCTGTCGTCGCTGCTCTCGCCCGAGGACGCAGCCGTGCTGAACAAGGGGCTCGATGCGCGCGGCATTCCGCCGGCGACGGTTGCCAAGATGAAGCCTTGGATCCTGTCGGCGATGGTGGCGCTGCCCGCCTGCGAAGTCGCCCGCCAGGCCGCTGGAGAGCCTGTGCTCGACGTCAAGCTCGCCTCCGAGGCCAAGGCCAACGGCAAGGCGGTCGAAGGCCTGGAAACCGTTGCCGACCAGCTGCGCGCCATGGCTTCGCTGCCGCTCGCCTTCCACATGAAGGGCCTGGTCGACACGTTGCGGCTTGGCGACAAGGCCAACGACCTCAACGAAACCATGATCATTCTCTACCAGCGCGGCGAGATCGGCATGTTCTGGCCGCTGTTCAGCACCGTGCTGCCCAACGCGGAGGACGATCAGGCCGGCTACGCCGCCTTCGAGCAGACCATGATCACCAGCCGCAACAAGGTGATGGTGGACCATGCCCAGCCGATTCTGGCCAAAGGCAATGTCTTCATGGCGGTCGGCGCGATGCATCTTCCCGGCCCCGAAGGACTGGTCGAGGATTTCCGCAAGGCAGGGTATACTGTTACCGCCGTCAACTGA
- the rimM gene encoding ribosome maturation factor RimM (Essential for efficient processing of 16S rRNA), whose amino-acid sequence MSKLQNPVQMAVIGAAHGIKGELRVKTFTGDPLALADYGPLQAKDGRVFHILDIRPAGTVVVVRFKGIGDRNAAEALAGTELFVDRSVLPDDGEEDEFYHADLIGLEVRDDTGVIGRVVAVHNFGGGDILDVTIAGRKGVLIPFTQAAVPHVSIADGFVQVDPMAAGLVEEEESEAPGQPGFDPKGRPRGPKDAGGNR is encoded by the coding sequence ATGTCCAAGCTCCAGAACCCCGTCCAGATGGCCGTGATCGGCGCCGCGCACGGCATCAAGGGCGAATTGCGGGTCAAGACCTTCACCGGCGATCCGCTGGCGCTGGCCGATTACGGACCGCTCCAGGCCAAGGACGGCCGCGTCTTCCACATCCTCGATATCCGGCCGGCAGGCACGGTCGTGGTGGTGCGCTTCAAAGGGATCGGCGACCGCAACGCCGCCGAGGCGCTTGCCGGCACGGAGCTGTTCGTCGACCGCTCGGTGCTGCCGGACGATGGCGAGGAGGACGAGTTCTACCACGCCGACCTGATCGGCCTGGAGGTGAGGGACGATACCGGTGTCATCGGCAGGGTCGTCGCGGTGCACAATTTCGGCGGCGGCGACATACTCGACGTCACGATTGCCGGTCGCAAGGGCGTGCTGATCCCGTTCACCCAGGCCGCGGTGCCGCATGTGTCGATCGCCGATGGCTTTGTCCAGGTCGATCCCATGGCGGCGGGACTGGTCGAGGAGGAGGAGAGCGAGGCGCCCGGTCAGCCCGGGTTCGACCCGAAGGGCCGGCCGCGCGGGCCGAAGGATGCCGGGGGCAACCGGTGA
- a CDS encoding tyrosine recombinase XerC produces MQEFLIPAKPDLQRARENWLKMLARERRLSPETVEAYERDTRQFLQFLTGHCGGPPGISDIADLRPADLRGFLAARRNEGVGARTLGRGLAGIRSLLRFLEKRGLVNAAGATALRAPRQPKSLPKPLTASDAKQVVSVEGQLAEEPWIAARNAAVLTLLYGSGLRISEALGLSGADLAAETDTVLRITGKGGKTRLVPVLPVALRAVVEYRRLCPYHIDPKGLLFRGARGGPLNPAIVQREMARLRSALNLPDTATPHALRHSFATHLLGRGGDLRTIQELLGHASLSTTQVYTGVDTARLLEIYEQSHPRA; encoded by the coding sequence ATGCAGGAATTCCTCATCCCGGCAAAGCCCGATCTTCAGAGAGCGCGCGAGAACTGGCTGAAGATGCTGGCGCGCGAGCGCCGGCTGTCGCCGGAGACGGTGGAGGCCTATGAGCGCGACACGCGCCAGTTCCTGCAGTTCCTGACCGGACATTGCGGCGGCCCGCCCGGAATTTCGGACATTGCCGACCTGCGTCCGGCCGATCTGCGCGGCTTCCTCGCTGCGCGCCGCAACGAAGGCGTCGGCGCCCGCACGCTCGGCCGCGGCCTTGCCGGCATCCGCTCGCTGCTGCGCTTTCTCGAAAAGCGCGGCCTCGTCAACGCGGCCGGTGCGACAGCCCTTCGCGCACCGCGCCAGCCGAAATCGCTGCCCAAGCCGCTGACCGCGAGCGATGCAAAACAGGTCGTTTCCGTGGAAGGCCAGCTCGCCGAAGAGCCCTGGATCGCGGCTCGCAACGCCGCCGTGCTGACGCTGCTTTATGGCTCCGGCCTGCGCATCTCGGAAGCGCTCGGCCTGTCGGGAGCGGATCTTGCCGCCGAAACCGACACCGTGCTGCGCATCACCGGCAAGGGCGGCAAGACGCGGCTGGTCCCGGTGCTGCCGGTGGCGCTCCGGGCGGTCGTCGAATACCGCCGGCTCTGTCCCTACCACATCGATCCGAAGGGGCTGCTGTTCCGCGGCGCCCGTGGCGGTCCGCTCAATCCGGCCATCGTCCAGCGCGAGATGGCCAGGCTGCGCTCGGCCCTCAACCTGCCGGACACGGCGACGCCGCATGCCTTGCGCCATTCCTTCGCCACGCATCTGCTCGGCCGCGGCGGCGATCTGCGAACCATCCAGGAACTGCTCGGCCACGCCAGCCTGTCGACCACGCAGGTCTACACCGGCGTCGACACGGCAAGGCTGCTCGAAATTTATGAGCAGTCGCATCCGCGGGCGTGA
- a CDS encoding SDR family oxidoreductase codes for MSADKKTLLVTGGSRGIGAAICRQASQAGYRVAVNYVSNRLAADALVAELQAAGGQAIAVKGDVGDEADVMTMFKAVDRAFGRLDAFVNNAGIVDVKARIDEMSAERVERMMRVNVVGSFVCAREAVKRMSTRHGGKGGAIVNLSSAAARLGAPGEYVDYAASKGAIDTMTVGLAREVVSEGVRVNAVSPGITETEIHASGGQPDRVARMQDMLPMKRAGTADEVASAVLYLLSDAASYITGAILNVSGGR; via the coding sequence ATGAGCGCGGACAAGAAGACGCTGCTGGTCACCGGCGGCAGCCGGGGCATCGGTGCCGCAATCTGCCGGCAGGCCAGCCAGGCCGGCTACCGGGTGGCGGTCAACTATGTCTCCAACCGGCTGGCTGCCGATGCATTGGTCGCCGAGCTCCAAGCCGCTGGCGGGCAAGCCATCGCTGTGAAGGGCGACGTCGGCGACGAGGCCGATGTGATGACGATGTTCAAGGCGGTCGACCGGGCCTTTGGCCGGCTCGACGCCTTCGTCAACAATGCCGGCATCGTCGACGTCAAGGCGCGCATCGACGAGATGAGCGCCGAGCGGGTCGAGCGGATGATGCGCGTCAATGTCGTCGGCTCCTTCGTCTGCGCCCGTGAGGCGGTGAAGCGCATGTCGACCCGGCACGGCGGCAAGGGCGGCGCGATCGTCAACCTCTCTTCCGCCGCCGCCAGGCTGGGCGCCCCGGGCGAGTATGTCGACTACGCCGCCTCCAAGGGCGCGATCGACACGATGACCGTCGGGCTGGCGCGCGAGGTGGTGAGCGAAGGCGTGCGCGTCAATGCGGTCAGCCCCGGCATCACCGAAACCGAGATCCATGCCTCCGGCGGGCAGCCGGATCGGGTGGCGCGGATGCAGGACATGCTGCCGATGAAGAGGGCGGGCACGGCCGACGAAGTCGCGAGCGCCGTGCTTTATCTTCTGTCGGACGCAGCCTCCTATATAACGGGCGCGATCCTGAATGTGAGCGGCGGCCGCTGA
- the lpdA gene encoding dihydrolipoyl dehydrogenase, with protein MAYDVVIIGSGPGGYVCAIKAAQLGLKTAVVEKNATFGGTCLNIGCIPSKALLHASEMFAEAGHAFDTLGIEVGAPKLNLKKMLAHKDATVASNVSGVAFLFKKNKIDSFRGTGKVVGAGKVSVTGEDGKVEEIETKNIVIATGSDVAGIPGVKVDFDEKVIVSSTGALSLPKVPGQLVVVGGGVIGLELGSVWARLGAKVTVVEFLDTLLGGMDGEVSKQFQRLLSKQGFEFRLGAKVTGVGKTKKGASVTFEPVKGGAAETIEADVVLIATGRRPYADSLGLKEAGVEMDERGRVKTDGHLRTNVPGIYAIGDVIAGPMLAHKAEDEGVAVAETIAGQAGHVNYDVIPSVVYTSPEIASVGKTEEELRKGGIDYKVGKFPFSANGRARAMLHTDGFVKILADKASDRVLGVHIMGFGAGEMIHEAAVLMEFGGSSEDLARTCHAHPTMSEAVKEAALATFFKPIHI; from the coding sequence ATGGCTTATGACGTCGTAATCATCGGGTCGGGACCGGGCGGCTATGTCTGCGCCATCAAGGCGGCGCAGCTCGGGCTGAAGACGGCGGTGGTCGAGAAGAACGCCACCTTCGGTGGCACCTGCCTCAACATCGGCTGCATTCCTTCGAAGGCGCTGCTCCACGCCTCCGAGATGTTCGCCGAGGCCGGCCATGCCTTCGATACGCTCGGCATCGAGGTGGGTGCGCCGAAGCTCAACCTGAAGAAGATGCTGGCGCACAAGGATGCGACGGTGGCGTCCAACGTCAGCGGCGTCGCCTTCCTGTTCAAGAAGAACAAGATCGATAGCTTCCGCGGCACCGGCAAGGTGGTCGGTGCCGGGAAGGTGTCGGTGACCGGCGAGGACGGCAAGGTCGAGGAGATCGAGACCAAGAACATCGTGATTGCCACCGGCTCCGACGTCGCCGGTATTCCCGGCGTCAAGGTCGACTTCGACGAGAAGGTGATCGTGTCCTCCACCGGCGCGCTGTCGCTGCCCAAGGTGCCTGGCCAACTGGTGGTGGTCGGAGGCGGCGTCATCGGCCTGGAACTCGGCTCGGTCTGGGCGCGGCTCGGCGCCAAGGTGACAGTCGTCGAGTTCCTCGACACCCTCCTCGGCGGCATGGATGGCGAAGTGTCGAAACAGTTCCAGCGGCTGCTGTCCAAGCAAGGTTTCGAGTTCAGGCTCGGCGCCAAGGTGACCGGCGTCGGCAAGACCAAGAAGGGGGCCAGCGTCACGTTCGAGCCGGTGAAGGGCGGTGCCGCGGAAACCATCGAGGCGGACGTGGTGCTGATCGCCACCGGCCGCCGTCCCTATGCCGACAGCCTCGGACTCAAGGAAGCGGGCGTCGAGATGGACGAACGCGGCCGGGTCAAGACCGACGGTCATCTGCGGACCAACGTGCCCGGCATCTATGCCATCGGCGACGTCATCGCCGGGCCGATGCTGGCGCACAAGGCAGAGGACGAGGGCGTCGCGGTGGCCGAGACGATTGCCGGCCAAGCCGGCCATGTGAACTACGACGTCATCCCCAGCGTCGTCTACACCAGCCCTGAAATCGCCTCCGTCGGCAAAACCGAGGAGGAACTGAGGAAGGGCGGCATCGACTACAAGGTCGGAAAATTTCCGTTCAGCGCCAATGGCCGCGCCCGCGCCATGCTGCATACGGACGGCTTCGTGAAGATCCTCGCCGACAAGGCCAGCGATCGTGTGCTCGGCGTTCATATCATGGGCTTCGGCGCCGGCGAGATGATCCATGAGGCGGCGGTGCTGATGGAATTCGGCGGTTCCTCGGAGGACCTCGCCCGCACCTGCCATGCGCATCCAACGATGTCGGAAGCGGTGAAGGAAGCGGCACTCGCCACGTTCTTCAAGCCGATCCATATTTAG
- the trmD gene encoding tRNA (guanosine(37)-N1)-methyltransferase TrmD produces MSFAASVLTLYPEMFPGALGLSLAGRALEAGTWSLEAIQIRDFATDRHRTVDDTPAGGGAGMVMRADVLAKAVDHASPPGDPRPRLLMSPRGRPLTQARVRELAAGPGAVILCGRFEGVDQRLIEARALEEVSIGDFILSGGEPAALVLLDAVVRLLPGVMGNAVSGEEESFECGLLEHPHYTRPQEFEGRPIPEVLNSGNHKKIAEWRRAEALKLTRERRPDLLTAAHPLVK; encoded by the coding sequence GTGAGCTTTGCCGCCTCGGTGCTGACGCTCTATCCGGAGATGTTTCCGGGCGCGCTCGGGCTGTCGCTCGCCGGCCGGGCGCTGGAGGCGGGCACCTGGTCGCTGGAGGCGATCCAGATCCGCGATTTCGCCACCGATCGCCATCGCACCGTCGACGATACGCCAGCCGGCGGCGGCGCCGGCATGGTGATGCGCGCCGACGTGCTGGCCAAGGCCGTCGACCATGCCTCGCCGCCGGGCGATCCGCGCCCGCGCCTGCTGATGAGCCCGCGCGGGCGACCGCTGACCCAGGCGCGCGTGCGGGAACTCGCCGCCGGGCCGGGCGCCGTCATCCTTTGCGGCCGTTTCGAGGGCGTCGACCAGCGGCTGATCGAGGCGCGAGCTCTGGAGGAAGTCTCGATCGGCGACTTCATCCTGTCGGGCGGCGAGCCGGCGGCACTCGTGCTGCTCGACGCCGTGGTGCGGCTCCTGCCTGGCGTGATGGGCAATGCCGTGTCGGGCGAGGAAGAGAGTTTCGAGTGTGGCCTGCTCGAGCATCCGCATTACACGCGGCCGCAGGAATTCGAAGGCAGGCCGATCCCCGAGGTGCTGAACTCCGGCAACCACAAGAAGATCGCGGAATGGCGCCGCGCCGAGGCGCTGAAGCTGACCAGGGAGCGGCGCCCGGACCTGCTGACGGCGGCTCACCCCTTGGTGAAGTAA